TTGGCGCGAATGAGCCAACCGCTGTTGGCATGGGCCGTGCCCTGGTGCAAGCGGGCAAAGCTGGGACCGTGACGGCCATCGGTTTCGACGGCAACGGCGATCTGCAAGATTTCGTGCGCGATGGAACTCTGCTTGGAACTGCCGTTCAGGGCTCGTTTCAAATGGGTGAATTGGGTGTGAATGCAGTGATCGACGTCCTGAACGGGAAGTCCGTCGAGTCCTTCATCGACACTGGCGTTGTTCTTGTCACCAAGGGCAACATTGACGATCCGGTCGCCCAAAACGTCCTGTACTAACCTCCCCTGGCCAGCCGTTGCCCGTTTGTATCTTTGGGCGCTGGCTGGCCCTTTTACTTAAGACCCGGAGCCGGTTCTATGAATATGCACAGACAGACCCCCACACCGCTTGTCGAAATGGTCGGCATCGAAAAACACTTTGGCGGTGTGCGTGCGGTGGATGGAGTATCGGTCGATCTTTACCCCGGCGAGGTTGTTGGTGTTCTGGGCCATAACGGGGCAGGAAAATCCTGTCTGATGCGGATCCTGTCCGGGGCCATGATGCCCAGCAACGGTGAAATTCGGGTGCGTGGCGAACGTGCCCAAATTCAGTCCCCCCACGAGGCCCGCGAGTTCGGGGTCGAGACGATCTATCAAACACTGGCCCTTGCGGATCATTTGGATGCGCCTGCCAACCTTTTCCTTGGGCGTGAGTTGAAAACACCCTTAGGCAATCTGGATGACAAGCGGATGATGAAAGAGGCGCGGGCAGTGCTGCATCGCCTGAACCCCAATTTCAAGAATCTGAGTGATCCTGTTTCAAGCCTGTCGGGTGGTCAGCGTCAGGTCATCGCAATTGCTCGAGCCATCTATTTCAATGTAAATATCCTGATCATGGATGAACCAACAGCCGCACTGGGACCATCCGAGACGGCCATGGTTGCCGAGTTGATCAAGAAACTGAGCGCGGCGGGCATTGGGATCTTTCTGGTCAGCCACGATATGGCGGATGTCTTTGAACTGTGTGACCGGGTGATGGTCATGAACAAGGGTCGCAATGTCGGGTCCTACAAAATTGACGAAGTATCAAAGGATGACGTGTTGAGCCTTATTATCAAAGGTGATTTGCCCGACGGCTGGACGCCTCGTAACGGTGAGGTGGCGCAGTGAATATCGTTCAAGATGCCCCGGCTGCTACGACCAAAATGCTGTGTGGAACCTGTGTGGAACCCGGCCAGTTTACCCTTAGGGAATATGATTTGCCCACCTCGGCGCCACAGGGATGGGCGCTGATCGATATCAGCGCGGTTGGGATCTGTGGCACAGACTATCACATATTCGAGGGTAAGCACCCATTCCTGCAGTACCCGCGCGTCATCGGCCATGAATTGAGCGGTATCGTGCATC
This portion of the Parasedimentitalea marina genome encodes:
- a CDS encoding ATP-binding cassette domain-containing protein, with the translated sequence MNMHRQTPTPLVEMVGIEKHFGGVRAVDGVSVDLYPGEVVGVLGHNGAGKSCLMRILSGAMMPSNGEIRVRGERAQIQSPHEAREFGVETIYQTLALADHLDAPANLFLGRELKTPLGNLDDKRMMKEARAVLHRLNPNFKNLSDPVSSLSGGQRQVIAIARAIYFNVNILIMDEPTAALGPSETAMVAELIKKLSAAGIGIFLVSHDMADVFELCDRVMVMNKGRNVGSYKIDEVSKDDVLSLIIKGDLPDGWTPRNGEVAQ